From the genome of Vicia villosa cultivar HV-30 ecotype Madison, WI linkage group LG2, Vvil1.0, whole genome shotgun sequence, one region includes:
- the LOC131652648 gene encoding protein CHROMATIN REMODELING 25-like, translating to MEDEEEVLSSPSSSDSDPDFDTDSGDAENEVEQRKSQNVEALIQGNLIVRRQSLLPRVLSVGTNGAAVCRKPFKPPSDAAYTNNQDLSRRLSARKRFVPWGSTTPIPLPNPTHSPLLELNLNVPVHEDEVKPSPLPPGIEPLVLWQPPHEDPPDPDSNFTAISVDALLVRFLRPHQREGVQFMFDCVAGLCDTPDINGCILADDMGLGKTLQSITLLYTLICQGFDGKPMVRKAIIVTPTSLVSNWEAEIKKWVGERIHLVALCESTREDVISGINSFTSPRSNLQVLIVSYETFRMHSSKFSDSGSCDLLICDEAHRLKNDQTITNRALAALPCKRRVLLSGTPLQNDLEEFFAMVNFTNPGVLGHIAHFRRYFEAPIICGREPAATAEEKKLGAERTAELSAKVNQFILRRTNALLSNHLPPKIVEVVCCKLTPLQSDLYKHFIQSKNVKRVINEEVKQSKILAYITALKKLCNHPKLIYDTIRNGSPGTSGFENCIRFFPPNMSSGRSGSGTGGHGGWVELSGKMQVLARLLAQLRQRTDDRIVLVSNYTQTLDLFAQLCREQRYPHLRLDGATSISKRQKLVNCLNDPSKDEFVFLLSSKAGGCGLNLIGANRLVLFDPDWNPANDKQAAARVWRDGQKKRVYIYRFLSTGTIEEKVYQRQMSKEGLQKVIQREQNDSATAQGNLLSTEDLRNLFTFDENVKSEIHENMRCSRCQTYDGPQDTDVLSTMINCEGDDEETSDIGGFAEISGCLGNLKRSEKQVGNPLEEDLSSWGHHFSPASVPDGILQASAGDEVTFVFTNQVDGKLVPVDSMSPKVQKKELHRPRRNVERKSTPFSSHNKLVPLRSASHSSSIAWKKEATNCEITKKVGIDVASNTKNSLVNEISKQKRSCPADINDEHSLLNEVSQKKICHVVISDDDFE from the exons atggaagacgaagaagaagtgTTGTCGTCGCCGTCTTCTTCCGATTCCGATCCCGATTTCGACACCGATTCCGGCGACGCTGAAAATGAAGTCGAACAGCGAAAATCTCAAAATGTAGAAGCACTCATCCAAGGCAACCTGATCGTGAGGAGACAATCGTTGCTACCGCGAGTGTTATCAGTAGGTACCAACGGAGCCGCCGTTTGCAGaaaaccattcaaacctccaTCCGATGCTGCTTACACCAACAATCAAGACCTTTCTCGTAGACTCTCTGCTCGCAAAAGGTTTGTCCCATGGGGTTCCACTACTCCTATTCCTCTTCCTAACCCTACACATTCGCCTTTATTGGAGTTGAATTTGAATGTCCCAGTCCATGAGGATGAAGTGAAACCCTCACCCTTGCCCCCTGGAATTGAGCCTCTTGTACTCTGGCAACCTCCTCATGAGGATCCTCCTGATCCTGATTCTAATTTCACAGCAATATCAGTTGATGCGTTGCTGGTTCGCTTCCTTCGTCCGCATCAGAG AGAAGGAGTTCAATTTATGTTTGACTGTGTAGCAGGACTGTGTGATACTCCTGATATCAATGGATGCATTTTGGCAGATGATATGGG TTTGGGGAAGACACTGCAATCCATTACATTACTGTACACTCTAATTTGTCAAGGCTTTGATGGGAAACCTATGGTTAGAAAGGCTATCATTGTCACTCCTACCAGTCTAGTTAGCAATTGGGAAGCTGAAATAAAGAAGTGGGTTGGAGAAAGGATTCACCTTGTTGCTCTATGTGAAAGCACGCGAGAAGATGTTATCTCTGGGATTAACAGTTTTACGAGTCCCCGAAGCAATTTGCAGGTGCTCATTGTTTCATATGAGACATTTCGAATGCATTCGTCCAAGTTTAGTGATAGTGGATCGTGTGATCTCCTCATATGTGACGAGGCTCACAGACTGAAAAATGATCAGACAATAACAAACCGG GCATTGGCTGCTCTCCCGTGCAAACGTAGAGTTTTGTTGTCAGGAACTCCTTTGCAG AATGACTTAGAAGAATTCTTTGCAATGGTTAACTTCACTAATCCTGGAGTATTGGGTCACATTGCACATTTTCGACGTTATTTTGAG GCACCGATAATTTGCGGAAGAGAACCTGCTGCCACTGCAGAAGAGAAGAAACTCGGTGCTGAACGCACTGCAGAATTAAGTGCCAAAGTTAACCAG TTCATACTAAGACGGACTAATGCGTTGTTATCAAATCATTTACCACCGAAG ATAGTTGAAGTTGTTTGCTGCAAGTTGACTCCGCTACAGTCAGATCTATATAAACATTTTATACAATCCAAAAAT GTTAAACGTGTGATTAATGAAGAAGTGAAGCAGTCAAAGATTTTGGCCTACATAACAGCTCTAAAAAAGTTATGCAATCATCCTAAG CTCATCTATGATACCATACGAAATGGGAGTCCAGGAACTTCAGGTTTTGAGAACTGCATCCGATTCTTCCCTCCAAATATGTCATCTGGAAG GTCTGGATCAGGGACAGGAGGGCATGGAGGCTGGGTTGAGCTTTCTGGTAAAATGCAAGTCTTGGCAAGATTACTTGCTCAATTACGTCAGAGAACAGACGACCGTATTGTCCTTGTCTCAAACTATACTCAG actcttgatctttttgctcaatTGTGTCGGGAACAAAGGTACCCTCACTTGAGGCTTGATGGCGCTACATCAATCAGTAAAAGGCAAAAGTTGGTCAACTGCTTGAATGACCCGTCTAAg GATGAATTTGTTTTTCTCTTAAGCAGCAAGGCTGGTGGTTGTGGACTCAATTTGATTGGGGCAAATCGACTGGTCTTGTTTGATCCTGATTGGAATCCAGCCAATGATAAACAA GCTGCAGCAAGAGTGTGGAGGGATGGACAGAAGAAAAGAGTTTATATTTATAGATTTTTGAGTACCGGAACAATAGAAGAAAAG GTCTACCAGCGTCAAATGTCAAAAGAAGGGTTGCAAAAGGTTATTCAGCGGGAGCAAAATGACAGCGCTACGGCACAG GGTAATCTTCTTTCGACAGAGGATCTTCGCAATTTGTTTACTTTTGATGAGAACGTCAA GTCAGAGATTCATGAAAATATGCGATGTAGTCGGTGTCAAACATATGATGGGCCTCAAGACACTGATGTCTTATCGACAATGATTAATTGCGAAGGTGATGATGAAGAAACCTCTGATATAGGCGGATTTGCTGAAATTTCAGGCTGCTTAGGGAATTTAAAAAGATCAGAAAAGCAG GTAGGGAATCCATTGGAAGAAGATTTAAGTAGTTGGGGCCATCATTTTTCCCCAGCCTCTGTACCAGATGGTATCCTTCAGGCTTCAGCTGGAGATGAG GTGACTTTTGTCTTTACAAACCAAGTTGACGGAAAGCTGGTACCGGTTGACTCAATGAGTCCCAAAGTACAGAAAAAGGAATTACACAGGCCTAGGCGGAACGTTGAGAGAAAATCTACTCCTTTTTCTTCACATAATAAGTTAGTACCACTACGTTCTGCATCTCATTCATCTTCGATTGCTTGGAAGAAAGAAGCAACGAATTGTGAAATTACCAAAAAAGTTGGCATAGATGTAGCATCGAACACCAAAAACTCTCTTGTAAATGAAATATCGAAACAGAAAAGATCATGCCCTGCTGATATCAATGATGAGCACTCTCTTCTAAATGAAGTATCACAGAAAAAAATATGTCATGTTGTTATCagtgatgatgattttgagtaA